A region from the Acyrthosiphon pisum isolate AL4f chromosome A1, pea_aphid_22Mar2018_4r6ur, whole genome shotgun sequence genome encodes:
- the LOC100162634 gene encoding golgin subfamily A member 4 isoform X4, which produces MSAREPYGPGSSLGATGTRSPRGTRRIATELPTVDRSPSRTYPTGAGGGGGGGQRNSPVGRRTVRPGAGSPDHHGGGGIGGGGGGAYQTGIGGGGLGIGGGGGGVSSSYYRDDDLNSPVLLDDRGRAMGPAGGASHRSRSASRPVDRMGVMPPSRYQSLDRNTGGGGILSDSGGQYGHDRDYRSFDRDRGYGGGFSSLDDDPYGAVSSRARQSPGSGIGGGGVGGGHFMSNARDTGHFLGELQHQNTDLHRELSNLKKELELTNQKLGSSMHSIKTFWSPELKKERALRKEESAKYSLINDQLKLLHSENQKQSMLVRQLEEELRMRMRGPNMELTQQVELLLNENDHLTREVAILRETIKELELRIETQKQTLQSRDDSIKKLLDMLQNKGVAGKEEERQLFQQMQLMAQKQDLKATNDNLKALQMELEKAYQTQNVGVASSGTLTAILETKDARIATLEKEVGLLEQELDRMRLYAGSPGHALDRSVQFAAAPAFKHQLEEFRSEIQRRDQEIVAMSAKMKTLEEQHTDYQRHIGVLKESLSAKEEHYTMLQADVEELRSRLEEKNRIIEKKTQTALQATQEKNRVTNEINELKDHVDIKDRKINVLQRKIENLEDLLKEKDNQVEMARTRLASLQAHQCSSEGAVTSLEEAIGDKEKQMNQLREQRDRAEQDRQEERDLHERDIADFKLKLHALESEVEKIHTRLNRANSEKNRLEERLEQSQSELGKSKAELEKASSEVNRSGADWEYTRQKFARLELENAQLRQDLELSQTTFGRSTLTKSQEMDRVQDRADKALADLRAAQADLRITRADNDKLLGEIKALQEKHEVSQGEIYRLVTKLEKSQGDINNVKDEYERNQSSVTRILAEREKALVELEKTKEELERSQSTLGKAQLQQEKLQMMLDDAQRETDRVQDTLNKTTSELRKWHIEKEQNTFELTNVQTQLDKALGQAARLQKDKEAIQIEFENLKAKYEISQSMVARLQKEKNQLLDDSEKNKNDADLFHSQIMKYQREKEKIQAELDLTEERFEKAQSMFKKTQLEKEDAINEVDLQKEKIEKCQKAMYEAVQDKNAAKDELDRVMEKYDRLQNELYQVKKSLETVENERDDVKLEMEKLQLHAMKARDDQRKSKSEIQELQESYDRLIIQLERTKDVEDKFKDEKDHLMDNLDMMKERCDKLQMDVRRLSAERDKLQTEAMNNAYEMERAHSQVSKTQVLLEDQQKDVNKLSIELEKISEKYNKLMIEYKKSQSDIELYKTQASTFRDEAERYSVRQQERMKEELEVFRTKYTQEMEKSEKLQSTCKKLEDKMHDINMELEKSKSEYAKFKKENEKLILDHEKLQMKCDKLVTDNDKLRIEIATVGEQNSFDLERTKDRYAKTKQSQEKTEMELYRTQMDVDKLKKENEKLKTDLVRVEAELLQFKPERDYDRFMRDKPVLGRSQSTCKDFGDFDRTMSEDRLRDRLEQSQAKCHRISEEKLKLETELHQVKRALEQQQMSLSNSEHHVKENIVKVQQDLNQALREKEILKEKLEIKEKQLQEWKSRLDSSSIILTEREELLKQMKNSERRLEESQKQLSKLDVDLKKVTSERDELINMLKKSQSVLLQCQDKLQTSERSLEIEKDEVKRLKAELRNLDTSAKQNNEQDSSRLRDLIRTKDKELDTCRQNLAVKEQETKTLQQAIQQMQVALRERDQGVDSERTNLQKSMDAQRIMTEELQKKLQSAQQQINSKEASIVELKKQLQALQTENKRKMDEYTSKVATLEKQLQISATSNDNALKEDVRKLLDELDHTQSELKNLALEKDKVSHQNQQIRNELEKKQLELQEAQKKAHVIASKSNEETNSLKAQLEEQKRQLEAQRRQLEELRKSVDGRSRQLEEKEKHVAELDAKLKKRKENLDLLESQINKGKSQAGDSDVIKRLQSQIESLQKELEKSKDEASRSQTDMERLLQVVQMGQEEQNAKEKQIRELQEALKNAQPKMRVPHPSSQQQQQQSHPSRQPKKDDENIDLPEDVGTLIGNVEHVKCELERKFTEELEDLLDVIQLKNDHIEELQEALKESVTIISEREDDLFQEQIKRKDIQDQVCGLEERLSLAENQCKNCRGLYKRLEALEEQLFSLQSERRKKLQELSQLRQEALESAISEKDAHLALLEFNGIRRYTVKQTDVIDQLKVDRARLIKRLHEETETAIELLQEAANSKNNNY; this is translated from the exons ATGTCGGCCAGGGAACCGTACGGGCCAGGATCGTCGTTAGGCGCCACAGGCACGCGTTCACCGCGCGGCACCCGGCGCATAGCCACTGAACTTCCAACGGTCGACCGGTCGCCGTCCAGGACGTACCCTACAGGAGCAGGCGGAGGCGGAGGCGGCGGCCAGCGGAACAGCCCGGTGGGCCGTAGAACGGTCAGACCGGGCGCCGGGTCGCCCGACCACCACGGCGGCGGTGGAatcggcggtggtggcggcggtgcCTACCAGACAGGTATCGGAGGTGGAGGTCTGGGCATCGGTGGCGGCGGTGGAGGCGTTTCATCGTCATACTATCGAGACGACGATCTGAACAGTCCGGTGCTGTTGGACGACCGGGGACGCGCCATGGGACCGGCCGGCGGCGCGTCCCACCGGTCCCGGAGCGCCAGCCGTCCCGTCGACCGGATGGGCGTCATGCCGCCGTCCCGGTACCAGTCGCTGGACCGCAACACTGGCGGCGGTGGTATACTGTCCGACTCTGGCGGTCAGTACGGCCACGACCGTGACTACAGGTCGTTCGACAGGGACCGTGGCTATGGCGGTGGTTTCTCGTCGCTGGATGATGATCCGTACGGCGCCGTGTCGTCCAGGGCAAGACAGTCGCCCGGCAGCGGTATCGGTGGTGGTGGCGTCGGTGGCGGCCACTTCATGTCCAACGCCCGCGACACCGGACACTTCCTGGGCGAACTCCAGCACCAGAACACCGACCTGCACCGTGAACTGTCCAACCTCAAGAAAGAACTCGAGCTGACCAACCAGAAACTCGGGTCCAGCATGCACAGCATCAAAACGTTCTGGAGCCCCGAGCTGAAGAAGGAGCGTGCCCTGCGCAAAGAGGAATCGGCCAAGTACTCGCTCATCAACGATCAGCTGAAGTTGCTTCACTCGGAGAACCAG AAACAATCGATGTTGGTGCGTCAACTGGAAGAAGAGCTGAGAATGCGAATGCGGGGGCCAAATATGGAACTAACGCAGCAAGTAGAATTGCTGTTGAACGAAAACGACCACTTGACCCGAGAAGTGGCCATCCTCAGAGAGACTattaag GAATTAGAGCTCAGGATAGAGACGCAAAAGCAAACCTTACAGTCTAGAGACGATAGTATAAAGAAGCTTTTGGATATGCTCCAGAACAAAGGCGTTG CAGGCAAGGAGGAGGAGAGACAGTTATTTCAGCAAATGCAGTTGATGGCACAAAAGCAG GACCTAAAGGCCACCAATGACAATCTAAAAGCTCTGCAAATGGAGTTAGAAAAAGCGTACCAGACACAAAACGTGGGGGTGGCTTCCAGTGGCACGCTGACGGCTATTTTGGAGACAAAGGATGCTCGCATAGCGACATTGGAAAAAGAAGTCGGTCTCCTTGAACAGGAACTGGATAGGATGCGACTGTACGCCGGGTCACCAGGCCACGCGCTAGACAGGAGCGTTCAGTTCGCGGCAGCGCCAGCGTTCAAGCATCAA TTAGAAGAGTTCCGGTCGGAAATCCAAAGACGTGATCAAGAGATTGTGGCAATGAGTGCCAAAATGAAAACTTTGGAAGAACAACACACCGACTACCAGAGACATATTGGAGTGCTGAAAGAGTCCTTGAGTGCAAAGGAAGAACATTACACAATGTTACAAGCGGAC gtTGAAGAATTACGTTCACGACTCGAAGAAAAAAACcgtataattgaaaaaaaaacacaaactgCTTTGCAAGCTACTCAAGAAAAAAATAGAGTGACAAACGAAATCAACGAGCTCAAGGATCACGTGGATATTAAGGATAGAAAAATTAACGTCTTGCAaagaaaa attgaaaatttagaagacTTATTGAAAGAAAAAGACAACCAAGTGGAAATGGCTAGAACAAGACTAGCGTCACTTCAAGCACATCAATGCTCATCTGAAGGTGCGGTTACAAGTTTAGAAGAGGCGATAGGTGATAAAGAGAAACAAATGAACCAATTACGAGAGCAAAGAGATCGAGCTGAACAAGACAGACAGGAAGAAAGAGACTTACATGAAAGGGATATCgctgatttcaaattaaaactgcATGCACTAGAAAGCGAAGTCGAAAAGATCCACACTCGATTAAATAGagcaaattctgaaaaaaatcgTTTGGAAGAACGGTTGGAACAATCACAGAGCGAACTTGGAAAATCAAAGGCTGAATTAGAAAAAGCGTCAAGTGAAGTGAATAGAAGTGGAGCGGATTGGGAGTATACGAGACAGAAATTCGCCAGATTAGAACTCGAAAATGCCCAGCTACGGCAAGATTTAGAATTATCACAGACGACATTCGGTAGAAGTACGCTGACCAAATCACAAGAAATGGACAGAGTACAAGACAGAGCTGATAAAGCGCTTGCAGATTTGAGAGCGGCACAAGCTGACCTCCGCATAACTCGAGCAGATAATGATAAGCTATTGGGTGAAATCAAGGCGTTACAAGAAAAACATGAGGTGTCTCAAGGTGAGATATATAGGTTAGTAACAAAACTAGAAAAGTCCCAAGGTGATATTAATAATGTCAAGGACGAATACGAGCGTAATCAATCAAGTGTAACTAGAATCCTCGCCGAAAGAGAAAAGGCTTTGGTAGAGTTAGAAAAAACTAAAGAAGAGTTGGAACGGTCTCAGAGCACACTAGGCAAAGCACAACTTCAGcaagaaaaattacaaatgaTGTTAGACGATGCACAAAGAGAAACCGATCGAGTGCAAGATACGTTAAATAAGACTACGAGTGAACTCAGAAAG tgGCATATTGAAAAGGAACAAAATACGTTTGAGCTTACTAATGTTCAAACACAATTAGACAAAGCACTTGGACAAGCTGCACGTCTACAAAAAGACAAGGAAGCTATTCAAATAGAGTTCGAAAACTTAAAGGCTAAATATGAAATAAGCCAA tcAATGGTAGCCAGACTGCAAAAAGAGAAAAATCAATTGTTAGACGAcagtgagaaaaataaaaatgacgctGATCTATTCCATtcacaaataatgaaatatcaaagagaaaaagaaaaaatccaAGCTGAACTTGATCTCACTGAAGAAAGATTTGAGAAGGCACAATcgatgtttaaaaaaacacag ctTGAGAAGGAAGATGCTATAAACGAAGTTGATTTGCAAAaggaaaaaatagaaaaatgtcaGAAAGCAATGTACGAAGCAGTACAAGATAAAAATGCTGCTAAAGATGAGTTGGATAGAGTTATGGAGAAATACGATAG attaCAAAATGAACTATATCAAGTCAAGAAATCTTTAGAAACTGTTGAGAATGAAAGAGATGATGTTAAATTAGAAATGGAAAAATTACAACTACATGCTATGAAAGCCAGGGATGATCAAAGAAAATCTAAATCCGAAATTCAAGAGCTACAGGAATCATATGACAGGCTAATAATACAGTTGGAAAGGACTAAAGACGTAGAAGATAAATTTAAAGACGAAAAAGATCACCTAATGGATAACTTGGACATGATGAAAGAACGGTGTGACAAATTGCAAATGGACGTAAGAAGACTGTCAGCAGAAAGAGATAAACTACAGACAGAAGCTATGAATAATGCATACGAAATGGAAAGAGCTCACTCCCAAGTTTCTAAAACACAAGTGTTGCTCGAAGACCAACAGAAAGATGTAAATAAGCTTTCAATTGAACTGGAAAAAATATCTGAGAAATATAACAAACTAATGATTGAGTACAAAAAGTCACAATCGGATATTGAGTTATATAAAACACAGGCGTCTACATTTAGAGATGAAGCAGAAAGATATTCAGTTAGACAACAAGAAAGAATGAAAGAAGAATTGGAGGTGTTTAGAACTAAATATACTCAAGAAATGGAAAAATCAGAGAAACTTCAGTCAACGTGTAAGAAATTAGAAGATAAAATGCATGATATAAATATGGAATTGGAAAAGAGTAAATCAGAATatgctaaatttaaaaaagaaaatgaaaagcTTATATTGGATCATGAAAAGTTACAAATGAAATGTGACAAACTAGTAACGGATAATGACAAATTAAGAATAGAAATTGCTACGGTTGGGGAGCAAAATAGTTTTGATCTAGAAAGAACTAAAGATCGTTATGCAAAAACAAAACAGTCACaagaaaaaactgaaatggaACTTTATAGAACTCAGATGGATGTAGATAAACTAAAGAAGGAAAATGAGAAATTGAAAACAGATTTAGTTCGAGTTGAAGCGGAATTATTACAATTCAAACCTGAAAGAGATTACGATAGGTTTATGAGAGATAAACCAGTGTTAGGAAGGTCACAAAGTACATGCAAAGACTTTGGAGATTTCGACCGCACCATGTCTGAAGATCGATTGCGAGACCGCCTTGAACAAAGTCAAGCAAAATGTCACAGGATAtctgaagaaaaattaaaattagaaactgaGCTACATCAAGTCAAACGAGCACTAGAACAACAGCAAATGTCTTTATCAAATTCTGAACATCacgtaaaagaaaatattgttaaggTCCAGCAAGATTTGAATCAAGCGCTAAGAGAAAAAGAAATTCTCAAGGAAAAACtagaaattaaagaaaaacagtTGCAGGAATGGAAATCACGACTGGATAGCTCTAGTATCATACTAACAGAGAGAGAAGAACTGCTGAAACAGATGAAGAATAGTGAGAGGCGTTTGGAAGAGTCACAAAAACAATTGTCCAAACTTGACGTGGATTTGAAAAAAGTAACTTCTGAAAGAGATGAGCTAATAAACATGTTAAAGAAGTCTCAGTCGGTGTTGTTGCAATGCCAAGACAAGTTGCAAACTTCCGAAAGAAGTTTGGAAATAGAAAAGGATGAAGTTAAACGATTAAAGGCTGAGCTCAGAAACCTAGACACGAGTGCCAAACAGAACAACGAGCAAGATTCTTCTCGTTTAAGAGATCTGATAAGAACTAAGGATAAAGAGTTGGATACTTGTAGGCAAAACTTAGCAGTCAAAGAACAAGAAACAAAAACTCTTCAGCAGGCAATACAACAAATGCAAGTGGCGTTAAGAGAACGGGACCAGGGTGTGGACAGTGAAAGAACTAATTTACAGAAATCTATGGATGCGCAACGAATCATGACTGAAGAGCTCCAAAAGAAACTACAGTCAGCACAACAACAGATAAACAGTAAGGAAGCTTCTATTGTCGAGCTTAAAAAACAATTGCAAGCCCTTCAGACTGAGAACAAACGGAAAATGGACGAATATACTTCTAAAGTTGCCACGTTAGAAAAACAACTTCAGATATCAGCGACGTCGAATGACAATGCCTTGAAAGAAGATGTGAGAAAACTCTTGGACGAACTAGATCATACTCAGAGTGAGCTCAAAAACCTTGCTTTAGAAAAAGATAAAGTGTCACATCAAAATCAACAAATTCGAAACGAACTTGAAAAGAAGCAG cttgAATTACAAGAAGCTCAGAAAAAAGCACATGTAATAGCATCGAAATCAAATGAAGAAACAAACTCGTTAAAAGCACAACTAGAGGAACAAAAAAGACAATTAGAGGCACAACGTCGACAGCTTGAAGAACTTAGAAAAAGTGTCGATGGAAGGTCGAGACAGTtggaagaaaaagaaaaacacgTGGCGGAATTGGACGCCAAGTTAAAAAAACGAAAAGAAAATTTGGATCTCCTGGAGTCCCAAATAAACAAA GGCAAGTCGCAAGCCGGTGACAGTGATGTAATCAAAAGACTGCAAAGCCAGATTGAAAGCTTACAAAAAGAATTGGAAAAATCCAAGGATGAGGCAAGTAGATCGCAGACAGACATGGAAAGACTGCTACAAGTAGTACAAATGGGTCAAGAAGAACAAAATGCGAAAGAGAAACAAATCAGAGAATTGCAAGA agctTTGAAAAATGCACAACCTAAGATGAGAGTGCCACATCCATCATctcagcagcagcagcaacagtcACACCCTTCGAGACAGCCGAAAAAAGACGATGAG AATATAGACCTACCAGAGGACGTCGGAACGCTAATCGGCAACGTCGAACATGTTAAATGCGAACTAGAACGGAAATTTACAGAAGAACTGGAAGATTTGCTGGACGTAATACAGCTTAAAAACGATCACATCGAAGAACTTCAGGAGGCGCTAAAAGAGAGCGTAACGATCATATCGGAACGCGAGGATGACTTGTTCCAAGAGCAGATCAAACGAAAGGACATTCAGGATCAG GTCTGTGGACTGGAAGAGCGATTGTCTTTGGCAGAAAACCAATGCAAAAATTGTCGTGGGCTGTACAAGAGACTGGAGGCGTTAGAAGAACAGCTATTCAGTCTTCAGTCTGAAAGGCGAAAGAAACTTCAAGAGTTATCACAATTAAG ACAAGAAGCCTTGGAATCTGCCATAAGCGAAAAAGACGCACATCTAGCGCTATTAGAATTCAACGGTATACGCCGCTATACGGTCAAGCAGACTGATGTGATCGACCAGTTAAAAGTTGACAGGGCCAGACTGATAAAACGCCTGCACGAAGAG accGAAACGGCCATTGAACTCCTCCAGGAGGCAGCGAACTcgaaaaacaacaattattaa